CCCGCAGCCTGGAGAGCAGCCGGGGGGGGCACGAAGCCTTGGCACAGCTCCCTGGCCCCATCCCAAGCGCTGGGGGGGCCCAGTTCCTGGGGGCGAAGGGGGCTGTGATGGCCCAGCCCTGGCACGAGCGAAGGgtgaggatggggacagggcagctcggctgcctccctgccctctgcacTGGGTGGGAGCggaatgctttgggttttgGGTAAGTTTTGGGTGTGATGGCTCCGGGTGCTTCCCTACCCACAGGGCAAGGCCAGCCCTGTGCCAAACCCGTGTGGCTCTGGGTGCTGAGGTGGGCACGGGGCACATGTGGGGCTCAGGCACtgctggggggggacaggacCACCAAAGTCTCCCAGTCCcacctctgtgcctcagtttcccctttcCTAGCCCAGGCCGGTGCCCGCAGCCTCGGTGCCTCGTGTCTGGGGTTTGATGGCTCCCGGCTGTTTTTTGGACCTGTGGTGACCCGGGAGGGGCCCCGTCCACCTCTGCCCCCGGGGTCTGGCCGTGCTGGTGGAGCCATCGCAGGAATGCGGGGCTGGGAGGGCCGGGCTCAGGGGGGGCACCTGGGGCTGCTCGGCCCCTCGGCAGTGGGACACAGCCCGGCACAGACACGGCCATGGAGCTGCCGCGGGTGCTGCTGACGCTGGCTGCGATGGGCACAGCCACCGGGCTGGGTGAATCCTcgtggggggacatgggggttGTGGGGTGGCTTCCCCATGGGTTTCGGTGCTGGGGAGGGATCATGGGGCtgtttgtgggttttggggggctctGCGTGGCTGCCATCCCCCTGGGGTGACCCTGGCGCAGCCGCGAGCTGGGGTCCCCGTGCCACTGGCTCACggccgtgcccccagccctgctgccctacGAGCCCCGCGTGCCCCCCGGGGCCCTGCTGGGGAAGGTGACGGCCACCACCTTCGCCCTGGAGAGACCCTGCTGCGTCTTCCACCGCCTCGCCAACGCCTCCGACACCGTCTGGCTGGTGGTGGCTTTCGCCAACGGTGAGCACCCGGTGCGGCGGGGGACATCGGGGACCCTTGCCGTGGCTGCTCACCCCTCTGCCTGTGCCACGCAGCCTCGGCCACCTTCAGAAACCCCCCGTCCCGTGCCGATGTCCCCCTCTACGAGGGGCTGCCCACCGCCCACGCCTACATGACGCTGGAGACAGCAGCGGCCGCCTACGCCTGCTCGGTGCCCGGCCCGGTGCTGCGGGTCGGTGGGGACGCGGCGTGCGGGGGCCAGCACGGCCAAACAGCCTGCAACGggcccctgccctccccggggcCCTACAGGTGAGATGGGATGGGTGGGATGTGTGGGGTGGGACCCCCGGGGGAATTCCCCATCCCCAGGGACCCGCAGGTATCCCCTAGGGTTTGTGTTGTCCCGGTGGTGCCCGTCCCACAGGGTGAAGTTCCTGGTGATGGGCTGCCACGGCCCCAAAGCGGAGACGAGGTGGTCCGACCCCATCCTCCTGCGGAGAGGTACgggtggcagcggggctggcacagcaccacCTTCCCCCCGCATCCCCTGGGGTGCGGCATCGCCTCCGTGCcaccaccccaaaccccagaGGGGAGGAGAGCTCCCCAGGCTCCCCTGCTCACCCTATTCCTGGGTGCCCCCCATCCTCCCCGTGTGTCCCTCACCCCGTGCCCTTCCAGCCCGCAGCCCGAGCACCGTTGACCCCGCACCCACACAGCGCAGCAGCGACGTGGTCGTCATCGCCTCCATCCTGGCCAGCCTCGGTGCTGGGCTGGCCGTGGCAGCGCTCGGTGCCGTGGGGTACGAGGGCTGAGCGGGGCCATGCTCGGGGGGATGTGTCCATGGGGTCCTGGGAGAGCATCCCCTCCTTGATCCTGAGGACAAAGAGAGGGAGCAGAGAGGACTTTACGAGttaaagacctttttttttttaatttgatttggGGTTTTAGATGTATGGTGGAAAGAAGGGGGTGGTTTCTGTGGGGTTTGGTCCCTTGGGGGTGGTCAGTGCGGGCAGGGGGCCAGTGGAGCTGTGGGGACCCTGCTCGATGCCTCCTTTTGCCTCCCTGCAGCGCCGAGGCGTGGAGACTCCTGTGCCACCGGGATTTCGGGGCTGCCTTGTCCCAGCGCTCCTACAGGACCCACCACATCTCCCccgccctgccccagcccctctgctgcgggtgctgccgggcggccaggagctgctctgcccctCGCGCCCCCTGCGCTGCCGAGTAAACTCCTAGTAGCACGGCCTCCCCTCCTCGCCCTTCCTTGCCGCACGGCCTTCCCCTTGGTGCTTTGTTCCCCAGGTGGCCCCAACACCAAAAACGGGGGCACCGGACCCCAAAATCGAGGTccctgctggggaggctgcagctggaggtcGAGGCGGGTCCCATGGCGAGGTGCTGGCCATGGCGCACCCCTGCCACGAGCGTGCCCGTTCTCTGCGCGCCTCCCGGCGGGCACCCAGGCGTAGGAAATGCTCCCCGGGGGAACGGGCCCGACCTGTTTGCTGCGGGGCCGTGGCTCGGCGCAGGAATGTGGGTGGTTGGAGGCCGCAGGCGGGTCCCCTGGGGCCAAACCCCGCgtcccccgcccgccgcccgcacTCGGCGCTCGGCACCCAGCCCCTGCACCatgctccccctgctcctcctgctgctggcggcGGCCCAAGGCCTGCGTGAGTCTGTGCTCTGGGGGGGGCTTCACGGCgtgaccccctccccaaaatgggCTAGGGGGGATAGGGGTGGGGGAGGGTGATGTTCCTGCCCATGGGTGTCCCCTCGGTATGGGCACGGGGGCTGCAGTAGGTGCGGGGCACCCCCTTTCTGGGGACACCCCCGCTTTGGGACCCTCGGGGGTGGCACCCAGCTGGGTCCTgcagcacggccccgggggCTCTGGGGTCTCCCCGGGTTGTGTCTCTCCATGGGTGGTGGCACCGAGGGGCCTCGCTGCGTCTTTTCATCAAACTTGCTGCGTTTGAACCCAAAACGAGCAGTGGGGCGGAGCTGGGAGGTGAGGGGGCCACGCAGCCGGGATCCCcccggggcagctcccccctgctccagccaggGCCGGGGGCTCCGCTCTCATCGCGTTTTCATCGCAGAGGAGCTCCCGTACAAACCGATCCTCACCGAGCACAAGATCAGTGGCCGGATCACCGGCAGCACCTTCGTGCTGGAGCAGCCCCGCTGCGCCTTTGACAACGTCCCCGCGGTAGGAACGACCACCAGCATCTGGCTGGTGGTGGCCGAGGCCGCGGGTAGGTGGTGGGGACacttgggggggggtcccagcgtGTCCCCTCCCCTCACCGCCGTCCCTCGTCCCCGCAGCCTCGGTGAGCTTCCCCACCAGCGTGCAGCCGGGGCAGCCCCAGTGGGCTTTCCAGAACTTCCCCACCAACACCTCCGCCTACCTGACGCTCGAAGCCACCATCCTCAACTACCCCTGCCCCAAAAACCCCGCGGAGATCACGGTGCTGCGCGTGGGCAGCGAGAGCAGCTGTGCCAAAAACAGCGCCGTACCCACCTGTAACggccccctgcccggccccgggcccTACAAGTGAGAGCCTGGTGTTGGGgaggacacggggggggggggggtgcagccCTGGTGGGTGCCGACCCCACCCCACcacctgccctcctcccccaggGTGAAATTCCTCGCCCTGAACGGCACCGAGCCCGTGGCCGAGACCCAGTGGTCGCAGCCCATCACCCTGAAAACAGGTACCaggggggaaactgaggcagggtgCCCCCCACGAGGTGCTGCCCCCCCACACCCCGatctctctccccccccagcccagcagcccccgagcAGCCCCGGGGCGGGCGGCAAGCGCAGCGCCGAGATGATCGCCATCACCTCCATCCTCTCCATCCTCctcgccctgctgctggccggcCTGGTGGCCACGCTGGCCTTCAGCGGGTGAGTCCGGGGGGGCACGCGAGGGGTGGAGGGGTGACACCAGCACCCCGTGTCCCTAACCCCGTGCCCCTGTCCCCCCAGCTCCGACCCCTGCGGCCGCGGAGGCGTCTTCAAGCCGGAGGCGGCGTCGGTGCGGCGCTACAACACCCACCACGTCTACGACCAGCCGGCCGCGCGCCTCTGAGCCCCGCCacccgccgggacccccccacgGGACCCCGGGGTGACCGCGGGCTGAGTGGGAGAGGAGATAAATGGGATTTctgcctgccccctgcccgcctCTGCCTCCCTCTGTGGCCTCCAGCGATGCCTCGCCAAGTGTCCCGGCCCCATAACGCGGcgggggtttggggtttggggtttggggagggggaggcgtTCCTGTGCTTGGTCTGCTTTGGTCGTGGGTGGGAAACCCCCCGGTGAAAGGTCTGGGCTCACCCCACAGAGCCTGGTGCAGGGGTAGCCCGGGGGTGGTGGCAGCCCCCCAGGTTTCTGTGGGGCCAGGAGAGCCCCGGGCCCTGTGCTCGCTGCAAGGGCAGCGGGAGGCGCCTGCCCCCGCTCTGCAAACCGCCCCCGTGAGCTGCAGGACAGGACAGCGTGATCCCACGGTGTCCCCAccgtgtccccatggtgtccctaAAATGTCCCTGCAATGTCCCCACGGTGTCCCCGCAGCAGCTGGGCACAAATGCCAAGGCCCCTCGGTGTCCTTTAGCGGAGAGGTGCCCCGGGAGGgtttccctgctccctgcacatTGCTGAAGGTGTGTTCAGTGCACCGAGCCCACCCCTTGTGACACCACGGGCACAGTCCCagccctgccaaaaaaaaaaaaaggaaaaaagaagaaaaaaaaagaagaacaaaggggaaaagggaaagaaaaataaaaaaaaaagaaaaaagaaaaagaaagaaaaataaaaggaaaaaggggaaaaatgaaagaagggaagggggggaaagaggggaaaaaaaggaaaaataaaagagggaaaaaat
This DNA window, taken from Anas acuta chromosome 19, bAnaAcu1.1, whole genome shotgun sequence, encodes the following:
- the LOC137842188 gene encoding uroplakin-3b-like protein 1 — encoded protein: MARCWPWRTPATSVPVLCAPPGGHPGVGNAPRGNGPDLFAAGPWLGAGMWVVGGRRRVPWGQTPRPPPAARTRRSAPSPCTMLPLLLLLLAAAQGLQELPYKPILTEHKISGRITGSTFVLEQPRCAFDNVPAVGTTTSIWLVVAEAAASVSFPTSVQPGQPQWAFQNFPTNTSAYLTLEATILNYPCPKNPAEITVLRVGSESSCAKNSAVPTCNGPLPGPGPYKVKFLALNGTEPVAETQWSQPITLKTAQQPPSSPGAGGKRSAEMIAITSILSILLALLLAGLVATLAFSGSDPCGRGGVFKPEAASVRRYNTHHVYDQPAARL